A window of the Lactuca sativa cultivar Salinas chromosome 7, Lsat_Salinas_v11, whole genome shotgun sequence genome harbors these coding sequences:
- the LOC111908164 gene encoding uncharacterized protein LOC111908164 — protein MSPLWSSIIKLQLTINMRALIDPWFSDFLLRIDDGVEEMVHGNFIRIPDDMVIPFTEKEKSFHALIDAIFPSFEVNRYELDYIISCAILSRRNDSVDEINDYLIGRFHGEERIYYSFDETVDDINNFYHVEFLNKLSVSGLPPHYLRLKVGCPIILLRNLDPSNGLCNDTRLICTSFKNNVIDAEIVIGQHAGKMVFLPRIPLSPSEVDMFPFNLKRKQFPIRLCFAITINKAQRQTILNVGIYLP, from the coding sequence ATGTCGCCTCTTTGGTCTTCGATTATCAAGTTGCAGTTAACTATAAATATGAGAGCACTAATCGATCCATGGTTCTCAGACTTTCTATTACGCATCGATGATGGAGTTGAAGAAATGGTGCACGGAAACTTTATTCGCATCCCTGATGATATGGTAATTCCTTTCACTGAAAAAGAAAAGTCATTCCATGCTTTGATTGATGCAATCTTTCCATCATTTGAAGTTAATAGATATGAACTAGATTATATTATTTCGTGTGCAATACTATCCAGAAGAAATGATAGTGTCGATGAGATTAATGATTATTTGATCGGCCGATTTCATGGAGAAGAGAGAATTTACTATAGTTTTGATGAAACCGTGGACGATATAAATAACTTCTATCACGTGGAATTCTTGAACAAACTCAGTGTTAGTGGTTTGCCCCCTCATTACTTAAGACTGAAAGTTGGATGCCCGATAATACTGTTACGGAATCTTGACCCGTCAAATGGATTATGTAACGACACCCGATTGATATGTACAAGTTTTAAAAACAATGTCATTGATGCTGAAATAGTTATTGGTCAACATGCTGGAAAGATGGTATTTTTGCCAAGGATTCCTCTTAGTCCGTCTGAAGTTGACATGTTCCCGTTCAATCTGAAGAGAAAGCAATTTCCAATTCGATTATGTTTTGCAATAACAATTAATAAAGCTCAGAGACAAACAATTCTAAATGTAGGAATTTATCTTCCATAA
- the LOC111908163 gene encoding L10-interacting MYB domain-containing protein: MKVPNRFHWDPHTFKIFLEECMTELNNGNKTGTYFKQAACQNICKRLLERTGKELDRNQMKNKWDIMRKEFKYYDRLTRLETGISTDPTKNIISASKEWWDEKIKEDKEYAKFKDKNLDVYQTYYEALFRDTVAVGDKAKNSIAIELQIH; the protein is encoded by the exons ATGAAAGTTCCAAATAGGTTTCATTGGGATCCTCATACATTCAAGATATTTCTTGAAGAATGTATGACCGAGCTAAATAACGGGAATAAGACAGGTACTTATTTCAAACAGGCGGCGTGCCAAAATATATGTAAGAGGCTTTTGGAACGAACGGGTAAAGAATTGGACAGAAATCAAATGAAAAACAAATGGGACATTATGCGGAAAGAGTTCAAATATTATGACCGTTTAACAAGACTGGAAACGGGAATTTCAACTGATCCCACGAAAAATATAATCTCAGCATCAAAGGAATGGTGGGATgagaaaataaag GAAGATAAAGAGTATGCTAAGTTTAAGGATAAGAATTTGGATGTGTATCAGACATATTATGAGGCTTTATTTCGGGATACTGTAGCTGTTGGAGACAAGGCTAAG AATTCAATCGCCATTGAACTTCAAATTCATTGA
- the LOC111908200 gene encoding vesicle-associated membrane protein 722 gives MGQQSLIYSFVSRGTVILAEYTEFTGNFTSIASQCLQKLPATNNKFTYNCDGHTFNYLVEDGFTYCVVAAESAGRQVPMAFLERTKEDFNKKYGGGKAATAVANSLNKEFGPKLKEQMQYCVDHPDEISKLSKVKAQVSEVKGVMMENIEKVLDRGEKIELLVDKTENLRSQAQDFRTQGTQIRRKMWLQNMKIKLIVLGIIVALILIIVLSVCGGFNCGK, from the exons ATGGGGCAACAatctttgatctatagttttGTGTCCAGAGGGACCGTGATTCTTGCAGAGTACACAGAGTTCACCGGAAATTTCACCTCTATTGCTTCTCAATGCCTCCAGAAGCTTCCCGCAACTAACAATAAGTTCACATACAACTGCGATGGGCACACCTTCAATTACCTTGTTGAAGATGGCTTCA CATACTGTGTTGTGGCTGCTGAATCTGCTGGCCGACAAGTGCCCATGGCTTTTCTTGAGCGAACCAAGGAGGACTTTAACAAGAAATATGGTGGTGGGAAAGCTGCTACAGCTGTTGCCAATAGTCTTAACAAAGAATTCGG ACCCAAACTGAAGGAGCAGATGCAGTATTGTGTAGATCATCCTGATGAAATCAGCAAGCTCTCAAAGGTCAAAGCCCAGGTTTCAGAAGTCAAAGGTGTGATGATGGAGAACATTGAAAAG GTTTTGGATCGAGGTGAGAAGATAGAGCTCCTTGTGGATAAAACAGAGAATCTTCGATCTCAG GCACAAGATTTTAGGACACAAGGTACACAGATAAGGAGGAAAATGTGGCTGCAAAATATGAAGATAAAACTAATAGTTCTTGGAATCATCGTTGCCTTGATTCTGATTATAGTTCTCTCAGTTTGTGGTGGCTTCAATTGTGGCAAGTGA